In Flavobacterium sp. WV_118_3, one DNA window encodes the following:
- a CDS encoding 8-amino-7-oxononanoate synthase codes for MKRFPVSLSAKLQSRTAVNALRQLPEQKKGVDFSSNDYLGFARSELLFQKAAAMLSQQHNTHNGATGSRLLSGNHTFYAETEIKIAAFHQAESALIFNSGYDANLGFFSSVPQRNDVVLFDELSHASIRDGIRLSNARSYKFLHNDLEDLERQIKRFQNDQGAIYIVTETVFSMDGDSPDLEQMAALSERYGCFFVVDEAHALGVFGEKGEGLIDALALREAVFARIMTYGKGLGCHGAAVLGDTRLKEYLVNFARSFIYTTGLPPHAIATILAGYSILETEAEARIRLKENIVHFNREKNLLGLKPLFIRSKSAIQSAVIPGNEKVRNIARQLEEFGFDVRPIMAPTVPEGQERLRFCLHSYNTTEEISEVLHLLNRLM; via the coding sequence ATGAAACGCTTTCCAGTATCACTATCTGCTAAATTGCAATCCCGAACAGCGGTCAATGCGTTACGGCAATTGCCAGAACAAAAAAAGGGTGTCGATTTTTCGTCGAACGATTATTTGGGTTTTGCCCGATCCGAATTGCTTTTTCAAAAAGCAGCGGCTATGTTGTCGCAGCAGCATAATACACATAATGGCGCTACCGGTTCGCGATTACTATCAGGAAATCATACCTTTTATGCAGAAACCGAAATCAAAATTGCGGCTTTTCACCAAGCGGAAAGTGCTTTGATTTTTAATTCGGGTTACGATGCGAATCTGGGTTTTTTTAGTAGTGTGCCGCAACGGAACGATGTGGTACTGTTTGATGAATTAAGCCACGCTTCCATCCGCGACGGAATTCGCCTTTCGAATGCACGGTCGTATAAATTCCTGCATAACGATTTGGAGGATCTCGAACGACAGATCAAGCGTTTTCAAAACGATCAGGGGGCTATTTATATCGTTACGGAAACGGTTTTTTCTATGGATGGCGATTCGCCCGATCTGGAACAAATGGCAGCACTTTCCGAACGTTATGGTTGTTTTTTTGTAGTCGATGAAGCACATGCTTTAGGGGTATTCGGAGAAAAAGGAGAAGGCTTGATCGATGCGTTGGCACTCCGCGAAGCTGTTTTTGCCCGAATCATGACTTATGGCAAAGGATTGGGGTGTCATGGAGCTGCGGTGTTAGGCGATACAAGACTGAAGGAGTATCTGGTCAATTTTGCCCGGAGTTTTATTTATACGACAGGATTGCCGCCACATGCGATTGCCACCATCCTGGCGGGATACTCGATTTTGGAAACGGAAGCTGAAGCACGGATTCGGTTAAAAGAAAATATTGTTCATTTTAATCGGGAAAAGAATCTGTTGGGGTTAAAACCATTGTTTATCCGAAGTAAATCGGCGATACAATCGGCTGTAATTCCAGGAAATGAAAAGGTAAGAAATATCGCCCGTCAACTGGAAGAATTCGGTTTTGATGTCCGACCAATAATGGCACCAACAGTTCCGGAAGGACAGGAGCGATTGCGATTTTGTCTGCATAGTTATAATACAACAGAAGAAATATCGGAAGTGTTGCATCTTTTAAATCGGTTGATGTAA
- a CDS encoding DUF2007 domain-containing protein: MKSDLNLKKIAVFNYSAEAFICKGRLEVEGIPVFMRDNFTVDADPLFSQAIGGVKLYVKETDYERGLQVLEEINKYSLTNEGEPIICPRCRSNKVQMLSVINDVKSIFSFIIGLFLIVLPFYVKYIYVCDNCEFKFKKI; encoded by the coding sequence ATGAAGAGTGACTTGAATTTGAAAAAAATAGCTGTTTTTAATTATTCCGCAGAAGCTTTTATTTGTAAAGGAAGATTGGAGGTAGAAGGAATTCCGGTTTTTATGCGAGATAACTTTACCGTTGATGCTGATCCGTTGTTTAGCCAGGCCATTGGGGGAGTGAAATTATATGTGAAAGAAACAGATTATGAAAGAGGGCTACAGGTGTTAGAGGAAATTAATAAGTATTCTTTAACGAATGAAGGAGAACCAATTATATGTCCTAGATGTAGATCTAATAAAGTGCAAATGCTTTCCGTTATCAATGATGTGAAATCCATATTTTCCTTTATTATCGGGCTTTTTCTGATAGTACTTCCCTTTTATGTGAAGTATATCTATGTCTGTGATAATTGTGAGTTTAAATTTAAAAAAATATGA
- the bioD gene encoding dethiobiotin synthase: MKLFVTGIGTDVGKTVAATIITEALEADYWKPVQAGDLDYSDSHKIKEKLSNTKTHIFDNAYALNTPASPHVAAKIDGVVIDLKKIKEPKTKNHLVIEGAGGVLVPLNDSDSIIDLIQPDYKVIVVSRHYLGSINHTLLTIEVLKARGLAVAGIVFSGKENPDSESIILNRTGVRFLGRIDEEPYFDKNVIKEYADLFAETLLGL; the protein is encoded by the coding sequence ATGAAACTATTTGTAACAGGTATCGGTACCGATGTTGGGAAAACCGTAGCCGCAACTATTATAACCGAGGCTTTGGAAGCCGATTACTGGAAACCGGTTCAGGCGGGCGATCTGGACTATTCCGATAGTCATAAAATCAAAGAAAAGTTGTCGAATACCAAAACGCATATTTTCGATAACGCGTATGCCTTAAATACACCGGCGAGTCCGCACGTGGCGGCAAAAATCGACGGTGTGGTGATCGACCTGAAAAAAATTAAAGAACCGAAAACGAAAAATCATCTGGTTATCGAAGGTGCCGGTGGTGTATTGGTGCCTTTAAACGATTCAGATTCGATTATCGATTTGATTCAGCCGGATTATAAGGTGATTGTCGTGTCACGTCATTATCTGGGAAGTATCAATCATACGCTATTGACGATCGAGGTTTTAAAAGCAAGAGGGTTGGCGGTTGCCGGAATTGTTTTTAGCGGAAAAGAAAACCCGGATTCGGAATCCATCATTTTGAATCGTACCGGAGTTCGTTTTTTAGGGCGAATCGATGAAGAACCGTATTTCGACAAAAACGTGATTAAAGAATATGCCGACTTGTTTGCAGAAACATTATTGGGATTATAA
- the bioA gene encoding adenosylmethionine--8-amino-7-oxononanoate transaminase gives MEYNRLQKADANHLWHPYTQHKTAYPHIAITKGKGALLWDENGKEYIDAIASWWVNPYGHSNPVIADAIYKQLTTLEHVLFGGFTHEPAVALAEKLIPILPDNQQKIFFSDNGSTAVEVALKVALQYYFNKGEKRTKIIAFENAFHGDTFAAMAASGISFFTEAFQGAMIQVTRIPVPTPGNEAASFEALQTLLQTNEYAGFIFEPLVQGAAGMVMYEPEELDKLIQSCKEYGVFTIADEVMTGFGKTGKNFACDYLTQQPDMMCLSKALTGGTIPMALTTFTQELFDGFYDDDVNKALFHGHTFTANPTGCAAALASLELLSDTKIQEGIARIHQQHLNFQTRVENHPRVKTTRVLGVIFALEFKRDSADSYYGDFRNTLYRFFIEKGIILRPVGNIVYILPPYIISEAELEKVYQIVGEALDMF, from the coding sequence GTGGAATATAACAGACTGCAAAAAGCCGATGCCAATCATTTATGGCATCCGTATACGCAACATAAAACGGCGTATCCGCATATTGCTATAACGAAAGGAAAAGGAGCTTTATTATGGGATGAAAACGGAAAGGAATACATCGATGCCATTGCATCCTGGTGGGTTAATCCTTATGGTCATTCGAATCCTGTTATTGCCGATGCGATTTACAAACAGTTGACTACATTGGAACATGTGCTGTTTGGTGGGTTTACCCATGAGCCGGCGGTAGCTTTGGCAGAAAAGTTGATTCCGATTTTACCGGATAATCAGCAAAAGATTTTCTTTTCCGATAACGGATCCACTGCGGTCGAAGTGGCTTTAAAAGTGGCATTGCAGTATTATTTTAATAAAGGGGAAAAACGAACCAAAATCATTGCTTTCGAAAATGCTTTTCACGGCGATACGTTTGCAGCGATGGCGGCCAGTGGAATCTCTTTCTTTACCGAGGCTTTTCAGGGGGCAATGATTCAGGTGACGCGAATTCCGGTACCAACACCCGGTAATGAAGCGGCCAGTTTCGAAGCGTTGCAAACCTTGTTGCAAACCAATGAATATGCCGGATTTATTTTTGAACCTTTGGTGCAGGGTGCGGCCGGTATGGTGATGTACGAGCCGGAAGAACTTGATAAATTAATTCAAAGTTGTAAGGAATACGGTGTGTTTACCATTGCCGACGAAGTGATGACCGGATTTGGAAAAACCGGGAAAAATTTCGCCTGTGACTATCTGACACAACAACCGGACATGATGTGTCTTTCCAAAGCACTAACCGGTGGTACAATTCCGATGGCGTTGACTACGTTTACACAGGAATTATTCGATGGTTTTTACGACGATGATGTGAATAAAGCGTTATTTCACGGGCATACTTTTACGGCCAATCCAACCGGATGTGCGGCCGCATTAGCAAGTCTGGAATTGCTTTCTGATACAAAAATTCAGGAAGGAATTGCGAGAATTCATCAGCAACATCTGAATTTTCAAACGAGAGTGGAAAATCATCCGCGGGTTAAAACAACCCGGGTTTTGGGTGTGATTTTCGCACTGGAATTTAAGAGAGATTCAGCGGATAGTTATTACGGAGATTTTAGAAATACCCTGTATCGTTTCTTTATCGAAAAAGGAATTATATTACGTCCGGTTGGGAATATTGTATATATATTGCCACCGTATATTATTTCGGAAGCCGAACTTGAAAAAGTGTACCAGATTGTCGGGGAAGCGCTGGATATGTTTTAA
- a CDS encoding beta-ketoacyl synthase N-terminal-like domain-containing protein, translating to MKNKIAITGLGSVSPLGDHPNSIWEAYGNPESYIRFLSVGDAVFPVAALAADVKQSIESLRFSDVKYKNLDDSVLYAIAASRKAVAQAGWNDGRFGINIGSSRGATQLFEKYHREFLETGSTATLASPTTTLGNIASWVANDLNNDGPDISHSITCSTALHALLNGVAWLQSGMADKFLVGGSEAPLTPFTLAQLKAMKIYSTFEDSYPCKAFDLDKKSNSMVLGEGAAMACLETGENVNALAWIEGIGYATEMLQHNVSISADAECFQKSMRMALNGIDPTEVDTIVLHAPGTIKGDVSEYNAVEKVFGNHMPMLTTNKWKIGHTFGSSGMLSVELAVLMLQHQQFIGIPFRDNPVSKPATIRKVLINAVGFGGNAVSVLLSK from the coding sequence TTGAAAAACAAGATTGCGATAACAGGCCTGGGATCCGTTTCTCCTTTGGGTGATCATCCGAATTCAATTTGGGAAGCCTACGGGAATCCGGAAAGTTATATCCGGTTTTTATCGGTGGGTGATGCCGTATTTCCGGTAGCTGCGCTTGCAGCCGATGTGAAACAAAGCATAGAAAGTCTGCGGTTTTCAGATGTCAAATATAAAAATCTGGACGATTCTGTTTTATATGCTATTGCCGCTTCACGGAAAGCGGTGGCGCAGGCGGGCTGGAATGATGGTCGTTTTGGAATCAATATTGGTTCGTCCAGAGGGGCAACGCAATTGTTTGAAAAATACCACCGGGAGTTCTTAGAAACCGGATCAACGGCTACATTGGCATCCCCTACGACTACGTTGGGAAATATCGCTTCATGGGTGGCGAATGACCTGAATAACGACGGGCCGGATATTTCGCATTCGATTACCTGTTCGACGGCTTTGCATGCGCTTTTAAATGGTGTCGCCTGGCTCCAATCGGGCATGGCTGATAAATTCCTTGTTGGAGGAAGTGAAGCGCCGTTAACGCCTTTTACGCTGGCACAGCTAAAAGCGATGAAAATCTATTCAACCTTTGAAGATTCTTATCCTTGTAAAGCGTTTGATCTCGATAAAAAAAGCAATTCGATGGTGCTTGGTGAAGGTGCGGCTATGGCTTGTTTGGAAACCGGCGAAAATGTAAATGCGCTTGCCTGGATTGAGGGAATTGGTTATGCTACGGAAATGCTGCAGCACAATGTTTCGATATCTGCCGATGCGGAATGTTTTCAGAAGTCCATGCGAATGGCTTTAAATGGGATCGATCCGACAGAAGTTGATACGATTGTGCTCCATGCGCCGGGAACGATAAAAGGCGATGTGTCGGAGTATAATGCTGTCGAAAAAGTATTCGGTAATCATATGCCAATGCTAACCACTAATAAATGGAAAATCGGACATACTTTTGGTTCCTCCGGAATGTTAAGCGTGGAGTTGGCGGTATTGATGTTGCAACATCAGCAATTTATAGGAATCCCATTTCGGGATAATCCGGTTTCGAAACCGGCAACTATTCGAAAAGTATTGATCAATGCTGTTGGGTTTGGTGGTAATGCTGTGAGTGTGTTGTTGTCGAAATAA
- a CDS encoding regulatory protein RecX, with protein sequence MQQKHQYFSIDDATKKLEYYCSYQERCHAEVVQKLQQMHMIPQAIDSIVVHLIENNFLNEERFARSFARGKHRIKKWGKLRIVNELKFRGISKYNIDSALKEITSEEYFETFHTLADTNWNSIKESNLLKKKKKFCDFLIRKGYESRLIFEKCNDLSAE encoded by the coding sequence ATGCAACAAAAACACCAATACTTTTCAATTGATGACGCGACAAAAAAACTGGAATATTATTGCAGTTATCAGGAGCGTTGTCATGCGGAAGTAGTTCAGAAACTACAGCAAATGCATATGATTCCGCAAGCAATCGACAGCATAGTAGTACATCTTATCGAAAACAACTTTCTAAATGAAGAACGTTTTGCCCGCAGTTTTGCCCGGGGAAAACACCGCATCAAAAAATGGGGAAAGCTCCGGATTGTTAACGAACTTAAATTCCGGGGTATCTCCAAATACAACATCGACAGCGCGCTAAAAGAGATCACTTCCGAGGAGTATTTCGAAACATTTCACACACTGGCCGACACCAACTGGAATTCCATTAAAGAATCCAATCTGCTTAAAAAGAAAAAAAAGTTTTGTGATTTCCTGATTCGGAAAGGCTATGAATCTCGTTTGATTTTCGAAAAATGCAATGATTTAAGTGCCGAATAA
- a CDS encoding cupin-like domain-containing protein: MPLHLTEIERVKTISKEDFYKNYVKKQKPLVIEQLTTDWPAYEKWKLNYIKDIAGDKTVPLYDDRPVSHKDGFNEAHAKMKMADYIDLLQSKPTNYRIFLYNLMKEVPSLQKDFRWPDIGLRLVKQLPMLFFGGENSRVFMHFDIDYSNILHFHFHGKKQCILFEPNQTPYLYKIPHALISREDIDFDNPDFEKWPALKQAKGLICDLNHGEMLYMPEGYWHYMKYLTPGFSMSLRAFPRSISNLTKAAYNVFIMRHFDNFMRRRKGQQWIDHKNEQAIIQTHKKLGINK; the protein is encoded by the coding sequence ATGCCTTTACATTTAACCGAAATTGAACGCGTAAAAACCATATCAAAAGAAGATTTTTACAAAAACTACGTAAAAAAGCAGAAACCACTAGTCATCGAACAACTGACAACCGACTGGCCCGCCTACGAAAAATGGAAGCTAAATTATATTAAAGATATTGCCGGCGACAAAACAGTACCACTGTACGACGACAGACCCGTATCCCATAAAGACGGATTCAACGAAGCACATGCCAAGATGAAAATGGCCGATTATATCGATCTGCTACAATCCAAACCTACCAACTACCGTATTTTCCTATACAACCTGATGAAGGAAGTGCCATCCCTGCAAAAGGACTTTAGATGGCCGGATATTGGATTACGACTGGTTAAACAACTTCCGATGCTGTTTTTTGGAGGTGAAAATTCGAGAGTATTTATGCACTTTGATATTGATTATTCCAATATTTTACATTTCCATTTCCACGGAAAAAAACAGTGTATTCTTTTCGAACCAAACCAGACGCCTTATTTATACAAAATCCCACATGCTTTGATTTCGAGAGAAGACATCGATTTCGACAATCCGGATTTTGAAAAATGGCCGGCTTTAAAACAGGCAAAAGGACTTATCTGCGACCTGAATCACGGTGAAATGCTTTATATGCCGGAAGGATACTGGCACTATATGAAATATCTCACTCCAGGATTTTCAATGAGTTTACGGGCATTCCCAAGAAGCATTTCCAATCTGACAAAAGCGGCGTATAACGTATTCATCATGCGTCATTTCGACAACTTTATGCGACGCCGAAAAGGACAACAATGGATTGATCATAAAAATGAGCAAGCCATCATTCAGACACACAAAAAATTAGGCATCAATAAATAA
- the bioB gene encoding biotin synthase BioB, giving the protein MSATRHNWTKEEIIAIYNKPLMDLLYEAATIHRTNHDQNTVQVSTLLSIKTGGCPEDCGYCPQAARYHTNIEGNDLMSVQQVKAQALRAKSSGSSRVCMGAAWRNVKDGPEFDQVLEMVRTINKLDMEVCCTLGMLTENQAQRLAEAGLYAYNHNLDTSEEYYKEVISTRGYEDRLQTIENVRKTNVTVCSGGIIGMGESIEDRAGMLVALSTLNPQPESVPINALVAVEGTPMEEEKPVEIWEMIRMVATTRIVMPETQVRLSAGRTQMSREGQAMCFFAGANSIFAGDKLLTTPNPDVNEDMKMFQELGLTPQKPFIKLMQPETVEAEDSKFQGLGEKPKWTRPGHTIDRNLEASNKNKNQEIVKN; this is encoded by the coding sequence ATGAGTGCAACAAGACACAATTGGACAAAAGAAGAAATCATTGCCATATACAATAAACCGTTAATGGACCTGCTTTATGAAGCAGCCACAATACACCGAACCAATCACGACCAGAATACCGTACAAGTATCCACGTTACTGTCGATTAAAACCGGAGGATGTCCGGAAGATTGTGGATACTGCCCGCAGGCAGCGCGCTACCATACCAATATTGAAGGTAACGACCTGATGTCGGTACAACAGGTAAAAGCGCAGGCGTTACGGGCAAAGTCAAGCGGTTCCTCCCGTGTTTGTATGGGAGCGGCGTGGCGAAACGTTAAAGACGGACCAGAATTTGATCAGGTATTGGAAATGGTTCGTACCATCAACAAACTGGATATGGAAGTTTGTTGTACATTAGGAATGCTTACGGAAAATCAGGCGCAACGTTTGGCCGAAGCAGGACTTTATGCCTACAACCACAACCTTGATACTTCGGAAGAATACTACAAAGAGGTGATTTCTACAAGAGGATACGAAGACCGTTTACAAACGATCGAAAACGTACGAAAAACCAATGTAACCGTTTGTAGCGGTGGTATTATCGGAATGGGAGAAAGTATCGAAGACAGAGCCGGAATGCTGGTAGCCTTATCGACTTTAAACCCACAACCGGAATCGGTACCAATTAACGCATTGGTAGCCGTAGAAGGAACACCAATGGAAGAAGAAAAACCGGTTGAAATCTGGGAAATGATTCGTATGGTTGCCACAACCCGTATCGTTATGCCGGAAACTCAAGTGCGTTTGTCTGCCGGAAGAACTCAAATGTCCAGAGAAGGTCAGGCGATGTGTTTCTTTGCCGGAGCGAATTCGATTTTTGCCGGAGACAAGTTATTAACGACACCAAACCCGGATGTAAACGAAGACATGAAAATGTTTCAGGAACTTGGTTTAACACCACAAAAACCATTTATCAAATTAATGCAACCGGAAACAGTAGAAGCGGAAGACTCTAAATTCCAGGGCCTGGGCGAAAAACCAAAATGGACGCGACCAGGACACACTATCGACCGAAATCTGGAAGCTTCCAATAAAAACAAAAACCAGGAAATTGTTAAAAACTAA
- a CDS encoding VWA domain-containing protein, with the protein MKNLVLIVFLLLSGMTVLAQVSPEEKQALIDIYNSTNGKQWKNNKGWDVTNPKAVVTSWDAAKKTGWYGITVKDGHVTDIVLSDNNLVGELKADPDAFQALTRFLINGNNVTGELAEDLLEPLGELPKYMDEAPKVAKETAVKRVADAKVEKVVVADNATAVTTERKRWESCTRDNPNSPIVKNIFLKFIKYLVNAKNSGVPDYQIEGSNPPEFNALKPFITDPNPKITHFVTDIDPSNNTLREMRFSFTGDHGEHDVWLSGIFSDIANVNFDIDLSSYTDYDHYMDLQGEYSDIYPGYKIHLKRFDIMHVNFCPDRLPVCGDKNRMVLSGPSGLPTICAGQFVMATFYPAMASADYNFTVVNSATGATVYTGTFSGANNVYINALEAGSYTLYMDVMNYDSGCTFSEEQNFTVQNCASFCASNNPNTVIVKYLYLNLINHLVTKMVTDGMIPDGYFPPQLSALAPYISDPNPKIYNAHFANHGEYFRFSFANHGSDYDVSLRFTPNTTVIGIDLSGYSSPNLVSTIPVLLNSNAMEPNHTVKHIDFCPATPVYCTTTNPNAPVIKTLFLNLINKLRTQPIGGVPNGYTCTELTALAPYISDANPKIYNFMNSGGSMSFSFNPHGSQFDVIVPLLSNLSITNVEFNNFVAPDMQATFKTTFSNGSVNNTVGKVKHINLCPDELYCVSHVAIVVDESGSLDDTEIRKIRKQLKAFVQQQADTNDNLGTNIYISLIGMSDSDTYNRADAIMQVKITNGSTLNQFNNWINSFGARYGQTGISHGSDYWKSALDKALSTSMKPKGVIMITDGCQTSNVTNLVNTMKLFDNYRNPANPTTSLNPNAPHLYVLGIENGFYVDSETVVSQRMAQNQDPNLNPALVAPALGTNDFARIAPVEHTDVIQTQAESRLRKSLKFLLGYPADQFPVASIDYFKPADYYGHDNFNILGSDDRYLSEKLVDSQISCGISITKDFCEDCYSFQPEPGKEYILSAWAKEETNEQFKTFVNPAITLIFYHNKQALPQHEISRITAIPSGEIIDGWQRIFTKFKIPYSTTSAINNTISIGVELTNNSPSIPVYFDDIRVHPLKGSMKSFVYDPETFKLMSELDDNNYATFYEYDNEGGLVRIKKETERGVKTIQETRSGSVIKN; encoded by the coding sequence TTGAAAAATTTAGTTTTAATAGTGTTTTTACTATTGTCTGGCATGACTGTTTTGGCTCAGGTTTCTCCGGAAGAAAAACAGGCACTGATTGATATCTATAACAGTACTAATGGTAAGCAATGGAAAAACAATAAAGGCTGGGATGTTACCAATCCTAAAGCCGTTGTGACTTCCTGGGATGCTGCAAAGAAAACAGGGTGGTATGGTATTACCGTTAAAGACGGCCATGTTACCGATATTGTTTTAAGCGATAATAATCTTGTTGGAGAATTAAAAGCCGATCCGGACGCATTTCAGGCGTTGACTCGTTTTTTGATCAATGGGAATAACGTAACCGGCGAACTAGCCGAGGATCTATTGGAACCATTGGGAGAGCTGCCTAAATATATGGACGAAGCTCCAAAGGTGGCAAAAGAAACAGCGGTTAAGCGTGTTGCTGATGCAAAGGTGGAAAAAGTAGTGGTTGCAGATAATGCAACGGCTGTAACAACCGAAAGAAAACGTTGGGAATCGTGTACCAGAGATAATCCCAATTCACCGATAGTGAAAAATATATTCCTGAAGTTTATAAAATACCTGGTTAACGCCAAGAATAGTGGTGTGCCGGATTATCAGATTGAAGGAAGTAACCCGCCGGAGTTTAATGCATTAAAACCGTTTATCACCGACCCGAATCCTAAGATTACGCACTTTGTTACCGATATTGATCCTTCGAATAATACTCTGAGGGAAATGCGTTTCTCTTTTACCGGGGATCACGGGGAACACGATGTGTGGCTTTCCGGTATTTTTTCGGATATCGCCAACGTTAACTTTGATATTGATTTAAGTAGCTATACTGATTACGATCATTATATGGATTTGCAAGGGGAGTATTCGGATATTTATCCGGGGTATAAAATCCATTTAAAGCGATTTGATATCATGCACGTCAATTTCTGCCCGGATAGATTGCCTGTGTGTGGCGATAAAAACCGAATGGTACTGTCTGGACCTTCCGGACTACCGACAATATGTGCCGGACAATTTGTTATGGCTACCTTTTATCCTGCTATGGCTAGTGCCGATTATAATTTTACGGTTGTAAATTCAGCAACGGGTGCTACTGTATATACCGGTACGTTTAGTGGGGCCAACAATGTGTATATCAATGCGCTGGAAGCAGGTTCTTATACATTGTATATGGATGTTATGAATTATGACAGTGGCTGTACCTTTTCGGAGGAACAAAATTTTACGGTTCAAAATTGTGCTAGCTTCTGTGCTTCCAATAATCCCAATACCGTAATTGTAAAATATTTATATCTTAATTTAATAAACCATTTGGTTACCAAAATGGTGACCGACGGTATGATCCCGGATGGATATTTTCCACCGCAATTGAGTGCATTAGCACCGTATATCTCCGATCCGAATCCGAAAATTTACAACGCACATTTTGCAAATCACGGCGAGTATTTCCGTTTTTCATTTGCAAATCATGGATCCGATTATGATGTTTCGCTACGATTCACGCCAAATACCACTGTAATCGGTATCGATTTGTCCGGATATTCATCACCCAATTTAGTCTCGACGATTCCGGTACTCTTAAATTCAAATGCGATGGAGCCGAATCATACGGTGAAACATATTGATTTTTGTCCGGCAACACCAGTATATTGTACGACAACAAATCCAAATGCTCCGGTAATTAAAACCTTGTTTCTTAATTTGATCAATAAATTAAGAACACAACCTATCGGAGGGGTGCCTAATGGATATACCTGTACCGAGTTAACGGCTTTGGCACCCTATATTTCGGATGCAAATCCTAAAATTTACAACTTTATGAATTCGGGAGGATCGATGTCATTCTCCTTCAATCCACACGGATCACAATTTGATGTGATAGTACCTCTTTTAAGTAACCTGAGTATTACGAATGTGGAGTTCAATAATTTCGTTGCTCCGGATATGCAGGCGACATTTAAAACGACTTTCAGTAACGGTTCCGTAAATAATACGGTTGGAAAGGTTAAGCATATCAATTTATGTCCGGACGAACTGTACTGTGTGTCGCACGTGGCAATCGTAGTGGACGAATCCGGATCGCTTGATGATACTGAAATCCGAAAAATCAGAAAACAACTAAAAGCATTTGTACAGCAACAAGCCGATACGAATGATAATTTAGGAACCAATATCTATATTTCCCTGATCGGTATGTCCGACAGTGATACCTACAACAGAGCCGATGCCATCATGCAGGTTAAAATTACAAACGGTTCGACTTTAAATCAATTTAATAACTGGATTAACAGTTTTGGTGCCCGATACGGTCAAACAGGTATCAGTCATGGTTCCGATTACTGGAAAAGTGCTTTGGACAAAGCATTAAGCACCTCGATGAAACCTAAAGGGGTTATTATGATCACCGATGGTTGTCAGACGTCCAATGTTACGAATTTGGTTAACACGATGAAATTATTTGATAATTATAGAAATCCAGCGAATCCAACAACTTCATTAAACCCAAATGCTCCGCATTTATATGTACTGGGAATCGAAAATGGTTTCTATGTGGATTCGGAAACGGTAGTAAGTCAGCGAATGGCGCAAAACCAGGATCCTAATCTAAATCCAGCTTTGGTAGCTCCTGCTTTGGGAACTAACGATTTCGCCCGAATTGCTCCGGTGGAACATACCGATGTAATTCAAACACAAGCCGAATCACGTCTTAGAAAATCATTAAAATTCTTATTGGGTTATCCGGCAGATCAATTCCCGGTAGCGAGTATCGATTATTTTAAACCGGCCGATTATTATGGTCATGATAACTTTAATATCCTGGGTTCGGACGATCGTTACCTTTCGGAAAAATTGGTAGACAGTCAGATTTCTTGTGGTATCTCCATTACAAAAGATTTTTGTGAGGATTGTTATTCGTTCCAACCGGAACCCGGAAAAGAATATATCTTAAGTGCCTGGGCAAAAGAAGAAACGAACGAGCAGTTTAAAACATTTGTGAATCCTGCAATTACACTGATTTTCTATCACAATAAACAAGCATTGCCACAACACGAAATATCAAGAATCACAGCAATACCTTCCGGTGAAATTATCGACGGATGGCAACGCATCTTTACCAAGTTTAAGATTCCGTATTCGACAACAAGTGCTATCAATAATACCATTTCAATTGGAGTTGAGCTAACGAATAACAGCCCGAGCATTCCGGTTTATTTTGATGATATACGCGTGCATCCTTTAAAAGGTAGTATGAAATCATTTGTATACGATCCGGAAACCTTTAAACTGATGTCGGAATTAGACGACAACAACTACGCTACTTTTTATGAGTATGACAATGAAGGCGGACTGGTGCGTATTAAAAAAGAAACGGAAAGAGGTGTGAAAACGATTCAGGAAACCCGTTCCGGAAGTGTAATTAAAAACTAA